One region of Chitinophaga varians genomic DNA includes:
- a CDS encoding GtrA family protein, whose translation MLRRIILQIIDFFYQPFARVMPRQTFRYLACGGGNTAMDIFLYFICYNFVLQKEMIHLPFIDISAHIAALFMSMAVTFPTGFLLSKYVVFSDSNIRGRVQLFRYFLLVGICILLNYFFMKLFVDKLHFYPTVGKIFTTALVVTFSYLTQKKFTFKVKQTAG comes from the coding sequence ATGTTACGCAGGATCATACTACAGATAATCGACTTTTTCTATCAGCCGTTTGCCCGGGTAATGCCCCGGCAGACCTTTCGCTACCTTGCCTGTGGTGGCGGAAATACGGCTATGGATATTTTTCTATATTTCATCTGCTACAACTTTGTGTTGCAGAAGGAAATGATACATCTTCCCTTTATTGACATCAGCGCCCACATCGCGGCCCTGTTTATGTCTATGGCAGTGACGTTCCCTACAGGCTTCCTGCTCAGCAAATACGTGGTGTTCTCGGATTCCAATATCCGGGGCCGTGTACAGCTGTTCCGCTACTTCCTGCTGGTGGGTATCTGCATTCTGCTCAACTACTTCTTCATGAAGCTGTTTGTAGACAAACTGCACTTCTATCCTACCGTGGGCAAGATTTTTACTACAGCGCTGGTAGTCACTTTCAGCTATCTCACCCAGAAAAAATTCACTTTTAAGGTAAAACAAACCGCCGGCTGA
- a CDS encoding UDP-glucose dehydrogenase family protein: protein MKITVVGTGYVGLVTGTCFAETGNEVTCVDIDVNKVAKLSAGQITIYEPGLEKLFERNLKEERLFFTTSLEEGIRHAEVVFLALPTPPGADGAADLSFVLGVADQLGKLMTDYKVIVDKSTVPVGTAEKVTAAIAQHCKTPFDVVSNPEFLREGVAVDDFMKPDRVVIGTNSERARKIMGELYAPFVRQGNPVIYMDEKSAELTKYAANSFLATKISFMNEIAVLCEKLGADVDMVRRGIGSDDRIGKRFLFPGIGYGGSCFPKDVQALVKSSRDANYDFRILNAVMDVNEKQKLFLLPKIKAFFNDDLKGRHFALWGLAFKPNTDDIREAPALYIIDALLAAGATVTVFDPEAMENVRQVVGDKITYADHQYTCLDKADALIIATEWSVFRTPDFNKISAALKHKAIFDGRNLFEVARMKEMGYHYESVGRAAIA from the coding sequence ATGAAGATTACAGTAGTAGGCACCGGTTATGTAGGGCTGGTAACCGGTACCTGTTTCGCCGAAACAGGCAATGAGGTTACCTGCGTAGATATCGATGTCAACAAAGTAGCGAAATTATCCGCCGGCCAGATCACCATTTATGAGCCGGGACTGGAGAAACTGTTTGAACGCAACCTCAAGGAAGAACGTTTGTTTTTCACCACCAGCCTGGAAGAGGGCATCCGCCATGCGGAAGTTGTTTTCCTGGCGCTGCCAACACCGCCTGGTGCAGACGGTGCTGCTGACCTGTCTTTTGTACTGGGAGTAGCAGACCAGCTGGGCAAACTGATGACCGATTATAAGGTGATCGTTGACAAAAGCACGGTACCGGTAGGTACGGCCGAAAAAGTGACAGCAGCGATTGCACAACACTGCAAGACGCCTTTCGATGTAGTGTCCAATCCGGAGTTTCTGCGTGAAGGCGTGGCTGTCGACGATTTTATGAAACCCGACCGTGTGGTCATCGGTACCAATTCCGAAAGGGCCCGCAAAATCATGGGTGAGCTCTATGCTCCTTTTGTGAGACAGGGCAACCCGGTTATATACATGGATGAAAAATCCGCTGAGCTGACCAAATACGCCGCCAACTCATTCCTTGCCACTAAAATCTCTTTCATGAACGAGATTGCGGTGTTGTGTGAAAAACTGGGCGCCGATGTGGACATGGTCCGCAGAGGCATTGGCAGCGACGACCGTATCGGAAAGAGATTCCTGTTCCCCGGTATCGGTTACGGCGGCAGCTGTTTCCCGAAAGACGTACAGGCACTGGTAAAATCTTCCCGGGATGCCAACTACGACTTCCGGATACTGAACGCCGTTATGGACGTCAACGAAAAACAGAAGCTGTTTTTGTTGCCTAAAATAAAAGCCTTCTTTAATGATGACCTGAAAGGCAGACATTTCGCATTATGGGGACTGGCATTCAAGCCTAACACAGACGATATCCGCGAAGCGCCTGCCTTGTACATCATCGATGCCCTGCTGGCCGCCGGCGCCACCGTGACCGTGTTTGATCCTGAAGCGATGGAAAACGTAAGGCAGGTAGTAGGCGATAAAATAACATATGCCGACCATCAGTACACCTGCCTGGACAAGGCCGATGCACTGATCATTGCCACCGAGTGGAGCGTGTTCAGAACACCGGATTTCAACAAGATCTCCGCTGCCCTGAAACACAAAGCCATCTTCGATGGCCGTAATCTTTTTGAAGTAGCGCGTATGAAGGAAATGGGATACCATTATGAGAGTGTAGGCCGTGCTGCCATTGCTTAA
- a CDS encoding 3-deoxy-D-manno-octulosonic acid transferase has product MLARAIYNTGIRLYRAGVGLAAMGGKKKASLWLNGRQHWRSRMQQAGIGRHPLIWVHAASLGEFEQGRPVLEELRRQYPGYKILLTFFSPSGYEVRKDYPGADYVCYLPLDTYRNARDFIDIARPALAIFIKYEFWYHFLTELYTRKIPVLLVSGIFREGQIFFKGYGGMFRRLLQQLTHIFVQNEASLRLLQGIGIQTASISGDTRFDRVAALLTEQVSLPLMEQFAGGHRLLVAGSTWPEDEQLLASWWQQADRQGMKLVIAPHEIHESHIRQIQSLFPSAVTWSALKAGAAPSDVLVIDNIGMLTALYCYAYIAYVGGGFGKDGIHNLLEPAVYCKPVIIGPEYSKYFEAVELVALKGALAVSGLTNLDDYMKRLLNEPAFYEKTASVAGNYVMDNKGATGKILQYIQENRFLSRE; this is encoded by the coding sequence ATGTTAGCAAGGGCAATTTATAATACAGGTATCCGTTTGTACAGGGCAGGAGTAGGCCTGGCAGCCATGGGCGGTAAAAAGAAGGCATCTTTATGGCTGAATGGCCGTCAACACTGGCGTTCGCGGATGCAGCAGGCCGGTATCGGCCGGCACCCGCTGATTTGGGTACATGCCGCCTCCCTCGGCGAGTTTGAACAGGGCAGGCCGGTACTGGAAGAACTCCGCCGGCAGTATCCCGGATATAAAATTTTGTTAACATTTTTTTCGCCCTCCGGATACGAAGTCAGAAAAGACTACCCCGGTGCTGACTATGTATGTTACCTGCCGCTCGATACTTACCGCAATGCAAGGGATTTTATCGACATCGCCAGGCCTGCGCTGGCCATCTTTATTAAATATGAATTCTGGTACCATTTCCTCACGGAACTGTATACACGAAAAATACCGGTACTGCTCGTATCGGGTATTTTCCGGGAAGGCCAGATTTTTTTCAAAGGATATGGCGGCATGTTCCGCCGGTTGCTGCAACAACTGACGCATATCTTCGTCCAAAACGAAGCGTCCCTGCGCCTCTTACAGGGTATTGGCATTCAAACGGCCAGCATCAGTGGGGATACGCGGTTCGATCGGGTGGCGGCGCTGCTTACCGAACAGGTTTCCCTGCCGCTGATGGAGCAGTTTGCAGGTGGCCACCGGTTGCTGGTGGCGGGCAGCACCTGGCCGGAAGATGAGCAACTGCTGGCTTCCTGGTGGCAGCAGGCCGACCGTCAGGGCATGAAACTGGTCATCGCCCCCCATGAAATCCACGAATCACATATCCGGCAAATACAGTCCCTGTTTCCCTCAGCAGTGACCTGGTCCGCCCTGAAGGCGGGCGCAGCTCCCTCCGATGTGCTGGTTATCGATAATATAGGTATGCTCACTGCCCTGTACTGCTACGCATATATCGCCTATGTAGGCGGCGGCTTTGGAAAAGACGGTATCCATAACCTGCTGGAACCGGCAGTATACTGTAAACCCGTGATCATCGGTCCGGAGTACAGCAAATATTTTGAGGCGGTGGAACTGGTGGCGCTGAAAGGCGCGCTGGCCGTGTCGGGGCTCACTAACCTCGACGACTATATGAAACGGCTGCTGAACGAGCCCGCTTTTTATGAGAAAACCGCGTCTGTAGCGGGCAACTATGTGATGGACAATAAAGGGGCTACCGGAAAAATCCTGCAATACATTCAGGAAAACCGTTTCCTCAGCAGGGAATAG
- a CDS encoding thymidine kinase: MFIEPSLAGGRRGWIEVICGSMFSGKTEELIRRLKRARIANLKVEIFKPVIDTRYDEGSIVSHDENKIVSTPIENSQQILLLAQGVDVIGIDEAQFFDAELPNVCDQLALQGIRVIVAGLDMDYTGKPFGQIPFMLAKADYITKLHAICVCCGNIANYSYRKSASTETLLLGEKDLYEPRCRHCYYEVK; encoded by the coding sequence ATGTTTATTGAACCTTCTCTTGCAGGAGGACGGAGGGGCTGGATCGAGGTAATTTGCGGCTCTATGTTCTCGGGAAAAACCGAAGAGCTGATCCGCCGCCTGAAACGTGCCCGTATTGCCAACTTAAAGGTAGAGATCTTTAAACCGGTGATAGATACACGTTATGATGAAGGTAGTATAGTATCACATGATGAAAATAAGATTGTTTCCACACCCATCGAGAACTCCCAGCAAATTTTGTTGCTTGCGCAGGGAGTGGACGTGATAGGCATAGATGAAGCACAGTTTTTCGATGCGGAGCTGCCCAATGTGTGCGACCAGCTGGCGTTACAGGGCATCCGTGTAATAGTGGCCGGACTGGATATGGATTATACCGGTAAGCCCTTCGGGCAGATACCGTTTATGCTGGCCAAAGCCGATTATATCACAAAACTGCATGCCATCTGCGTATGCTGCGGCAACATCGCCAATTATTCCTACCGCAAATCGGCATCAACGGAAACGCTGCTGCTGGGCGAAAAAGACCTGTACGAGCCCCGTTGCAGGCACTGCTACTACGAGGTGAAATAA
- a CDS encoding DegT/DnrJ/EryC1/StrS family aminotransferase, translating to MVDLKRQYTKIKPQVDAAIQEVLESAAFINGGAVQKFAEELQQYLDIKHVIPCANGTDALQIAMMALDLQPGDEVITPSFTFIATAEVIALLQLKPVFVDVDPKTYCLDVAAVEKAITPKTKAIVPVHLYGHVADLEPLMAVAAKHNLYVIEDNAQAIGGNYTLADGTVKKAGTIGHIGCTSFFPSKNLGCYGDGGALFTNDDALAAKIRMVANHGQSARYYHDVVGVNSRLDSVQAAVLRIKLPLLDEYINARRAVADAYDAAFADMPQITTPYRAANSYHVFHQYTIQLNGADRNKLQQYLAEKQVPSMIYYPVPAHRQKMFEHFGSAAFDLPVTDNLTTKVISLPIHTEMDKDQLDHIIHSVKSFLNHPPA from the coding sequence ATGGTTGACTTGAAACGCCAGTATACGAAGATTAAACCGCAAGTGGACGCTGCTATCCAGGAAGTACTGGAAAGTGCCGCTTTTATTAACGGCGGGGCCGTGCAGAAGTTTGCGGAAGAGCTGCAGCAATATCTGGACATCAAGCATGTGATCCCATGCGCCAATGGCACCGATGCCTTACAAATCGCGATGATGGCACTGGACCTGCAGCCCGGTGACGAAGTGATTACTCCTTCCTTTACTTTTATCGCCACCGCAGAGGTGATAGCCCTCCTCCAGCTGAAGCCCGTATTTGTGGACGTAGACCCTAAAACTTACTGTCTTGATGTGGCTGCCGTGGAAAAAGCGATCACCCCTAAAACCAAGGCAATCGTGCCGGTACACCTGTACGGGCACGTGGCAGACCTCGAGCCGTTGATGGCTGTTGCCGCCAAACACAACCTGTATGTAATTGAAGATAACGCACAGGCCATCGGCGGTAACTATACCCTGGCAGATGGCACCGTGAAAAAAGCCGGTACCATTGGCCACATCGGCTGCACCTCCTTCTTCCCTTCCAAAAACCTGGGATGTTATGGCGACGGTGGCGCGCTGTTTACCAACGACGACGCCCTGGCAGCCAAAATCAGGATGGTGGCCAACCACGGCCAGTCAGCCCGCTACTATCACGACGTGGTAGGGGTCAACTCCCGCCTTGATTCTGTACAGGCAGCGGTATTGCGTATCAAACTGCCGTTACTCGACGAATACATCAATGCCCGCAGGGCCGTGGCAGATGCCTATGACGCCGCTTTCGCCGATATGCCACAGATCACTACGCCTTATCGTGCCGCCAACAGCTATCATGTGTTTCACCAATATACCATCCAGTTAAACGGAGCAGACAGGAACAAGCTGCAACAATACCTGGCAGAAAAACAGGTGCCGTCCATGATCTATTACCCCGTACCAGCCCATCGTCAGAAAATGTTCGAGCATTTTGGCAGTGCGGCCTTTGATTTACCCGTAACCGATAACCTCACCACCAAGGTGATTTCCTTGCCGATACACACTGAAATGGACAAAGATCAGTTAGATCACATTATTCATTCTGTCAAATCATTTCTAAATCATCCCCCAGCATGA